The sequence AATATCTCGATAGAAACTCATAGAACGCTCCAAGTTACTAACTGCAATGGTAATGTGATTGAGCCCTGAGATCATTGTTTTCTCCATTAAACAAAACGCTTTGTATACGACGAATGTCTTGATTCTATGGCCACATAATGCCGCCTTTCATTTTAAGCTTCAGCGCTGAATCAATATGTTTAAGATACAGAGAATAGGTCGAGTCATCTGTACTACGGGGTAGCTTTAGAAAATATCGAGATCGAGCAACTTTTTTTGGATAAAAAGCATGGCCAGAAAATATGTAGTGCAGTTACCCTTACAAGCTCCGGTGCAAAAATGTGTCACAAGTTACTATTACCGAAAGACTTTGAGTTGCTATACCTCTTCGCCTTTTTGAGCTCAGAAAAGAGAGTTTTCAAGAGTAAGCTTAGATGTGCGATATTTGGTTTATAATAATTTGATTCCATCTCTATGAATTAAAGATTTTGTCCTCTAGTTGCCGCAACTAAGTAGGTCAGTACTCGCCACGGTAACTACTCCCTTATCGTTCGTAGAACCATAAATAAGAATGTGTGTAACCCTATCATCATTGATGTTACCAAATCGTCGAAATGATATAGATAAGGTTCTACTATAACCTCCGTCACTTTTCTTTAATATACCTCCATAGCCAGACTCATTTTTTTCGACAATTTCGTACTCAGTCATACTTGATAACCATCCGTGACCAATTGAATTTTCATTTATGACAAAGCTATGCCTTTCGCCCATACCTGGGATAGTTGGTTCTATCTCATTGCATTGAATGAACTCTGATGCAATAGAAGCTGTCGGTAACAATGCCGTCAGTAATAAAATTTTATTTACCATATTAGGTGTCCACTTTTCTCTAAAAGACTCTCGTCGGCTTTAAATTCGTTGCAGTACACTGCTTTCGTGTGCCTTTCACGCTGCATAGCGTAATGCGTTTTGTTGCTTTGTACACGTGTTGACTGTAGGGTTGTAGGTTAAAAGGCGACAATCTATTGCAGTTAGATATGAAATTATGGATAGGGAAATAGAGAATCTATATGTGCCACCATTGAACAATGGGTAAGGTCTACATTTTGTAGACAAATTCAGATTAGTAAAATTAATGCATGTTTGACATGAGTGTCTCTGATCCTAAATGGACGAAAAACACAATGGGGCACTTTCGAGTTACTTAACTAGCCGCATTGTGTACTCGGCTTGACCGGTATGTACATCGACTTGCTCAGTTACGACCTCAAAACCCTGTGAAACATAGAAGCGGTGGCTAGCGTCATTTTCTTTAAATACACTTAGGGTTAGTGATGAACGGTGCTTTTTTGCATCATTGATAAGCTGCTTACCAATACCTTTCCCTTGATAATCTGAGCTCACAAAAATCGCAGCTAGAAGGTTTTCGTAAAGTGAGTAAAAGCCGACTATTTTCGAGTCGACCTCATAGACATAGCTTTCTGACATTGGCAGGTAAACATTACGCATATTATCCAATTGAGACTGCCAAAAGTCAGCAGCAACAAAATCATGTGCTTGAATGGATACCTCTAACCAAATGTCGAGAACACTGTCTATATCTTTCTCTACGTACTTTCTGATCATTTGAAACTCTTATATGAAACCCTTCTGACTAAAGATAGTGTACCACCGAAGATGTTCATCCCGGCGTTAGAAAATGGACGGCAAGTAGTAACTAACTTAATTCAGCGCTTGGAAAAAAACAACGCAGAAAGGGGCAGATACGTGTCTGTCGAAATCAGTACCAGTACGACTCTAAGTATAAATGAGCTATTTAAGTGCGCACTTGGGGTGGTACTATCCAGCCACAACTCCTATACTCTGCTCCTCATCTATAACAAGGTAATAAAATGAAAATTTGTGGTGTTGAACTTAGTGGTAATGATGCGATTGTCAGTCTATTAACCCTTTCTGATGGCGTATTTAATATCCCTGACTGTCGCGTGGCAAAAATTTCCATTGGCGATGCGAATGACACCGCCAAGATGAGGGACTTTCAGTTCTCATTTGCAAAGCTGATGCAAGATTATCAGGTTGAGCGTGTTGTGATCCGTCAGCGCCAAACTAAAGGTAAGTTTGCTGGTGGTGCAGTGGGTTTCAAGTTGGAAGCAGCTATTCAGCTGATTGAAGGACTTAAGGTCGATGTTATCGCACCAGCAGAAATCAAAGAGGGTCTAAAGCGCAACCCACTGCTCGTGCCTTTTAAAGAGACGGGTTTAAAGCAATACCAAGAGCCTGCATTTATGGTGGCCTACGCCTGCATCATGAAGTAGGGCAGTGTTCTAGTTTGAATGTGTAAAAAAACCGATAGGGTCTCTATCGGTTTTATATATACGGTGCCAATTTAGTAAACACTATGTGATGTCTACTTCCACCAACACCCCAAAGTGATCCGATACCACCGGATAAAAGTCGTGATTAAAAATCACCTGATGCTGCTTTACCGACACTGGTTGATTACTAAAAACAAAATCAATCCGCAGCGCCTGGCTATTTTCTTCCCAACCATCAATGTTTTTAATCACAGTGATCCCAGAATCTTTCTTTTCTGCAATTTCATAACAATCCACTAAACCGCGCTGCAATACATAATCATACCCCTCATTACGTATGTGGCTGGGGTTGTTGAAATCACCTAATAGAAAGCTCAATCCTGTTGAGAAGGTTGCCGAGATACGGTTGAACTGATCCTCAAACGGGTACTCCGAGTCATTCCACCAACCGCAATGACAATTATAAAAATCGACGTCACCCTGTGGAAAAGCAACTTTAATACGCACGGCGCGTCTATGTTTCCAGTAGCTCACATCATAGTTGTCCGTTAAATCAATGACCTCATGCTCAACGATCGGTAGTCGCGTCAAAAATGAAAGGCCTTCTTGATAGACTTCATAACTTTGGTGAACAAAATCCCACGTCAGTTGGTAGTGGTAACCGTACTCGATGAGTTTCTGCTGCAACAAATAACCGTAGTTATCCGTTAACACAGGATGATTGCTGGATATATCGGCATCAAGGACAGGGCTATCTTGGTGTTGATTCACCTCTTGCAGTGCAATCACATCGCAGTCTTGTTCGATAATGGCTTGCGCTACAATATCCAGCTTTTCTAGTTGTTTATCTTCTTGCCAACTGTGGGTATTTAGCGTCATTAGTTTCATTTATTATTCGCTCATTTACTGTTTAGAGATAAAACGCAGCACGAATGCTGCGTTTATCGATATTGCTCTTTGTTAGTCACCCCAACAGAGAGAACGAATTACGCTGGTTGCGCTGAATATCTATCAATTAGCTTAGATTTAATTCTATCGACACCAGGGCCATAAATAACCTGTACACCTTGTTCTTTGATTACCGCGCCAAGTGCACCCGTTGGTTTCCATAGTGAATATTCAGCCACCAATGCTGGGTCATTAACGGTAATACGTAGACGAGTCATACAAGCATCGATCTCAGCAATATTGCCACGTCCGCCTAGGTTTTTAATGATGATGTCCAGCTTCTCTTCTTCCGACATGCCTTCTGAACTTTCGTCTAGGTAGTTACCCTTACGACCCGGAGTTGGCAGGTGGAACTTCACAATCAGCACACGGAATAGGGTGTAGTTAACTACAAAGAAAACAATACACACTAGCGCGAAACGAACTAAGTCGCCGCCAATGCCTGCTGAAACCATCATTGGGATACGAGTGAGCAACTCAATCAAACCAAAGGAGTGGATACGTAGGTCCATTACATCCACTAATGCAAATGCAACACCGGTTAACACGGCATGGGCAATGTACAAGACAGGCGAAATGAACATGAACATGAATTCAATTGGTTCAGTTACACCAGTCAACAATACTGCAAGACACGCAGACAAGAACATCGGCTTATATTGCTTCAGCTTATCCTTATCAACACAGTGGTACATCGCAAGGCCAATACCAATCAATGATGATGCAGCGATGATTACCTGACCTGCTTTAAAACGTGCAGGGTGCACAGTATCCAATAGATGCTGATAAGTGGCTGGATCGCTCAGTTTAAGGTTGTTCAAATCACTTACCCAAGCAAGCCACAATGGATCTTG comes from Vibrio astriarenae and encodes:
- a CDS encoding N-acetyltransferase, which produces MIRKYVEKDIDSVLDIWLEVSIQAHDFVAADFWQSQLDNMRNVYLPMSESYVYEVDSKIVGFYSLYENLLAAIFVSSDYQGKGIGKQLINDAKKHRSSLTLSVFKENDASHRFYVSQGFEVVTEQVDVHTGQAEYTMRLVK
- a CDS encoding DUF3010 family protein, encoding MKICGVELSGNDAIVSLLTLSDGVFNIPDCRVAKISIGDANDTAKMRDFQFSFAKLMQDYQVERVVIRQRQTKGKFAGGAVGFKLEAAIQLIEGLKVDVIAPAEIKEGLKRNPLLVPFKETGLKQYQEPAFMVAYACIMK
- a CDS encoding endonuclease/exonuclease/phosphatase family protein, encoding MKLMTLNTHSWQEDKQLEKLDIVAQAIIEQDCDVIALQEVNQHQDSPVLDADISSNHPVLTDNYGYLLQQKLIEYGYHYQLTWDFVHQSYEVYQEGLSFLTRLPIVEHEVIDLTDNYDVSYWKHRRAVRIKVAFPQGDVDFYNCHCGWWNDSEYPFEDQFNRISATFSTGLSFLLGDFNNPSHIRNEGYDYVLQRGLVDCYEIAEKKDSGITVIKNIDGWEENSQALRIDFVFSNQPVSVKQHQVIFNHDFYPVVSDHFGVLVEVDIT
- a CDS encoding PTS transporter subunit IIBC, with translation MSKLLSFDFWQRFGKSLIVVIAVMPAAGIMISLGKVVAMYAGGIGAVETLGSIMENIGWGIIVNLHLLFAVAIGGSWAKERAGGAFAALIAFILINRITGVILGVDNAMLADPDAVVMSLFGTELPVSQFFTNILGAPALNMGVFIGIMSGYLGANLYNRYYDFARLPEALAFFNGKRFVPFVVIYYSVIIALILSIVWPLIQGALNDFGQWIATSKDTAPIVAPFLYGTLERLLLPFGLHHTLTIPMNYTELGGAYELLTGANAGTSVYGQDPLWLAWVSDLNNLKLSDPATYQHLLDTVHPARFKAGQVIIAASSLIGIGLAMYHCVDKDKLKQYKPMFLSACLAVLLTGVTEPIEFMFMFISPVLYIAHAVLTGVAFALVDVMDLRIHSFGLIELLTRIPMMVSAGIGGDLVRFALVCIVFFVVNYTLFRVLIVKFHLPTPGRKGNYLDESSEGMSEEEKLDIIIKNLGGRGNIAEIDACMTRLRITVNDPALVAEYSLWKPTGALGAVIKEQGVQVIYGPGVDRIKSKLIDRYSAQPA